A section of the Candidatus Paceibacterota bacterium genome encodes:
- the grpE gene encoding nucleotide exchange factor GrpE: MSTENESLADEVIEDLQSEAVESDLAVLTGDLQRLQAEYINYRKRVERDRSLSHELAVGAVLAELLPVLDDLDRAKEHGELSGGFKAVADRLVGVTTKIGLEQFGEVGTTFDPQIHEALSHTTSSEVSETTATAILQPGYKYKNRILRPARVAVTDPE; the protein is encoded by the coding sequence ATGTCAACAGAGAATGAATCTCTGGCTGATGAAGTTATAGAGGATCTTCAAAGTGAGGCGGTGGAGAGCGATCTCGCCGTCCTCACTGGAGATCTGCAGCGGCTTCAAGCTGAGTACATAAATTATCGTAAACGCGTTGAGCGAGATCGTTCACTCTCGCATGAGTTGGCCGTTGGGGCAGTGCTCGCCGAACTTCTTCCAGTCTTGGACGATCTCGATCGAGCCAAGGAGCACGGCGAACTGAGCGGTGGCTTTAAAGCAGTCGCCGATCGATTGGTCGGCGTCACGACAAAGATAGGACTTGAGCAATTTGGGGAAGTCGGGACAACTTTCGATCCACAAATTCACGAAGCGCTCTCCCACACAACATCATCGGAAGTTAGTGAAACAACTGCGACGGCAATTCTGCAACCGGGTTACAAGTACAAGAACCGTATTCTTCGCCCTGCTAGAGTCGCCGTAACAGATCCGGAGTAA
- a CDS encoding DnaJ C-terminal domain-containing protein — MAAKDLYEKDFYKILGVAKDATSKDIRKQYRLLAHKLHPDKNTGNKKLEEEFKAVSEAYEILSDEKSRAEYDEARSLFERGGFRSQPAGPGGGFGGSRDYTDLFNEGSPQDIFANLFGGRRGPRRGADLQTESTISFRESIFGTNLELRLSSDGGAPANITVRVPPGVKNEGKIRIKGKGAPGEAGPGDLFIHLKVRPHPIFSHKGENLHMTLPVTFTEVALGADIKVPTLSGEEVTVRIAPGTPNGRVLRVKGRGVKTANGVGDLLVQVDVQIPRRLNSKAQKALEDFARESADEDVRAEFKSEAKA, encoded by the coding sequence TTGGCCGCCAAAGATCTTTACGAGAAAGACTTCTATAAGATCCTTGGCGTTGCAAAGGATGCGACGAGCAAGGACATTAGAAAGCAGTACCGCCTGCTTGCTCACAAATTGCACCCAGATAAAAACACCGGAAACAAGAAACTTGAAGAAGAGTTCAAGGCCGTCTCCGAGGCCTATGAGATCTTGTCGGATGAAAAATCTCGCGCTGAATACGACGAAGCCCGTTCGTTATTCGAACGCGGCGGCTTTCGATCTCAACCGGCTGGACCTGGTGGCGGATTCGGAGGTAGTCGCGACTACACAGATTTGTTCAACGAGGGCTCACCCCAAGATATATTCGCCAATCTTTTTGGGGGACGCCGAGGTCCGCGGCGGGGTGCCGATCTCCAGACGGAGTCCACCATCTCTTTTCGAGAATCGATTTTTGGAACAAACCTAGAACTCCGCCTTTCCAGTGACGGTGGCGCGCCCGCCAATATCACTGTCCGGGTACCGCCAGGGGTGAAAAATGAGGGAAAGATCCGAATCAAGGGCAAGGGCGCGCCAGGCGAGGCGGGTCCAGGGGACCTCTTTATTCATCTCAAAGTTCGACCCCATCCGATCTTCTCCCACAAAGGCGAGAATCTTCATATGACGCTTCCAGTCACTTTCACGGAAGTCGCTCTTGGGGCGGATATCAAAGTTCCAACGCTTTCGGGGGAAGAAGTAACGGTTCGGATTGCGCCTGGAACACCCAATGGTCGAGTTCTTCGAGTCAAGGGCCGCGGAGTAAAAACCGCTAATGGAGTTGGGGACTTGTTGGTTCAGGTCGATGTTCAAATTCCCCGGCGTCTTAATTCAAAGGCGCAGAAAGCGCTAGAGGACTTCGCCCGCGAGAGCGCAGATGAGGATGTTCGCGCCGAATTCAAGTCAGAGGCAAAAGCATGA
- a CDS encoding helix-turn-helix transcriptional regulator, giving the protein MSEELKNPEDDDAAAVYVISIASQLSGLHPQTLRQYDRLGLVSPGRASGRGRRYSLRDIALLRNVQRLIGEGINHAGIKRIIELESAMANMALEVAKLRVEVDALLEANPPKTLARRVSTPLVIYKQD; this is encoded by the coding sequence ATGAGCGAAGAATTGAAGAATCCAGAAGATGATGATGCAGCTGCCGTCTACGTCATATCCATCGCATCTCAACTTTCCGGGCTACACCCGCAGACCTTGCGTCAATATGATCGACTTGGTCTGGTTTCACCGGGCCGCGCAAGTGGCAGAGGCCGCAGATATTCATTGCGCGACATTGCCCTGCTTCGCAATGTGCAACGCCTCATCGGGGAAGGAATTAATCACGCTGGCATCAAAAGGATTATCGAACTTGAATCGGCTATGGCAAATATGGCACTTGAAGTGGCAAAGCTTCGAGTTGAAGTTGATGCCCTCCTGGAAGCGAATCCGCCTAAGACGCTGGCGCGGAGAGTTTCAACTCCGCTGGTGATTTACAAACAAGATTAG
- the pyrE gene encoding orotate phosphoribosyltransferase, which translates to MNSREALKEEINKKAVVHGKVILSSGIEADYYVDLRRVTLDAVAAPLVGDVMLDLLEGWEFDAVGGLTLGADPVAAAIMHVAAQRGRLIDSFVVRKAEKQHGLQRRIEGPDVKGRRVVAVEDTSTTGGSVLTAVEALREAGAIVVGVAVIVERGAEQAILDAGLEYRAAFSLGDLGL; encoded by the coding sequence ATGAATTCACGCGAAGCTCTAAAAGAAGAGATAAATAAAAAGGCCGTCGTCCACGGAAAAGTAATTTTGTCTTCAGGCATTGAGGCGGATTATTACGTTGACTTGCGCCGCGTGACTCTGGACGCAGTGGCTGCGCCACTCGTTGGTGACGTGATGCTCGATCTGTTAGAGGGTTGGGAGTTCGATGCAGTTGGTGGGCTCACCTTAGGCGCGGATCCCGTCGCAGCGGCAATAATGCACGTCGCCGCACAACGCGGTCGTCTGATTGATTCGTTTGTTGTTCGCAAAGCGGAGAAGCAGCACGGATTGCAAAGAAGAATTGAAGGACCAGATGTCAAGGGTCGACGAGTGGTTGCGGTCGAGGACACTTCCACAACAGGTGGTTCTGTGTTGACTGCGGTCGAAGCACTTCGCGAAGCGGGCGCAATAGTTGTTGGAGTGGCAGTGATCGTTGAACGTGGAGCCGAGCAGGCAATTCTGGATGCAGGATTGGAATATCGCGCTGCATTTTCACTCGGAGATTTAGGGCTATAG
- a CDS encoding aldo/keto reductase, protein MTTRTIGPWKVSALGLGCMQLSGMSTTNAPILHESERAFGVIHAALDAGVTLLDTADIYAPSWDTFGHNESLVGAAFQSWNGSPFQKAKVVIATKGGITRGPGESWGRSSSLDYLLRAVEDSTTRLEVEKIQLWQHHRLDPTMIFEDQFENVLELQARGLVERIGVSNYNAAQLRRAIKMGGTPAQGGLVSVQNEYSPRYRHAAEVIEICEEYGIAYLPWSPLGGIRNARQLGEGDFAAFGDLGQKKGVSAFAMTIAWLLHLSPTMIPIPGTTRVSSLLDDLEGVGISLTADEMKYLNSSLPESVPVDDELLDQPPFRY, encoded by the coding sequence ATGACTACTCGCACGATCGGCCCGTGGAAAGTTTCGGCGCTGGGGCTTGGCTGTATGCAACTCTCGGGAATGTCCACCACTAATGCACCAATACTGCATGAGAGCGAAAGAGCTTTTGGAGTTATTCATGCGGCGTTGGACGCAGGGGTGACATTGCTTGATACCGCGGATATTTACGCGCCGAGTTGGGATACTTTCGGCCATAACGAAAGCCTTGTTGGAGCGGCTTTCCAATCCTGGAACGGGTCGCCTTTTCAAAAGGCGAAGGTTGTTATCGCCACAAAAGGCGGCATCACTCGCGGGCCCGGTGAGAGTTGGGGTAGGTCTTCATCCCTTGATTACTTACTTCGTGCCGTCGAAGATTCGACGACGCGGTTAGAAGTCGAAAAAATCCAACTCTGGCAGCACCACCGCCTGGATCCTACGATGATTTTTGAAGACCAATTTGAGAATGTCCTCGAGCTTCAAGCACGTGGACTCGTGGAAAGAATTGGGGTGAGCAATTACAATGCCGCACAACTTCGTCGCGCGATAAAGATGGGTGGAACGCCGGCGCAAGGCGGTCTCGTCTCTGTTCAAAATGAATATAGCCCGAGATATCGCCATGCGGCTGAAGTTATAGAGATTTGCGAAGAGTATGGGATTGCATATCTTCCTTGGTCCCCACTTGGTGGAATTAGAAATGCCCGGCAACTCGGCGAGGGAGATTTTGCAGCTTTTGGCGATTTGGGTCAGAAGAAAGGAGTCTCGGCATTTGCAATGACAATTGCCTGGCTGCTGCATCTCTCGCCAACTATGATCCCAATTCCCGGAACCACTCGCGTTTCCTCGCTGCTTGATGATCTGGAAGGAGTTGGCATTTCACTGACCGCAGATGAGATGAAGTATTTGAACTCGAGTTTGCCAGAAAGCGTTCCAGTCGATGATGAGTTATTGGATCAACCGCCTTTTAGATACTAA
- a CDS encoding DedA family protein produces MNLLDAKSIIVDLGLLGILGALFAETGLLIGLILPGDSLLFVAGLAASGSAAALLGGTHLSVLGLFIGAPLATILGSQLGHYIGHRFGRPLFDRPDGRFFNHSRVVATEKWLKKYGPGRAIVLARYVPFVRTLINPLCGIVRVPASKFLLWNVIGGIIWADGIALLGYLLGEKLKGSIDSYLLPIIGVIILLSLLPLGLEIIREIRTRRHLS; encoded by the coding sequence ATGAACCTCCTGGACGCTAAATCCATCATTGTCGATCTGGGACTGCTTGGAATCCTGGGGGCCCTTTTTGCCGAGACCGGCCTGCTGATTGGGCTCATCCTGCCGGGAGACTCCCTCCTTTTTGTCGCCGGGCTAGCTGCCTCCGGTTCGGCAGCCGCCCTGCTGGGTGGCACCCACCTCTCCGTCCTCGGGCTCTTCATCGGAGCCCCGCTTGCGACAATCCTCGGCTCGCAGTTGGGGCACTACATCGGCCATCGCTTTGGACGTCCACTCTTTGACCGCCCAGATGGACGATTCTTCAATCACTCCCGGGTAGTCGCTACTGAAAAATGGCTCAAGAAGTACGGACCGGGTCGGGCAATTGTTCTCGCCCGATATGTACCCTTCGTGCGCACCCTGATAAATCCGCTCTGCGGAATCGTGCGCGTACCAGCTTCAAAATTCTTACTCTGGAATGTCATCGGAGGAATTATCTGGGCCGATGGAATCGCTCTGCTCGGCTACCTGCTTGGAGAAAAACTTAAAGGGTCGATTGACTCCTACCTACTTCCGATAATCGGAGTGATCATCCTGCTTAGTCTGCTCCCACTTGGGCTCGAAATAATTCGTGAAATACGAACAAGGCGACACCTGAGTTAA
- a CDS encoding sodium-translocating pyrophosphatase — protein MRAASSLVHVTGTNLTYVYIVLAISLGALAIAWALRAQVLAADEGTEKMREIAAAVQEGAAAYLTRQFRTLSYFVGIVFLLLFALPGTGDIRIGRSIFFLMGAVFSALVGYNGMWLAVRANVRVAEAARQRSAEKAVRIAFRTGGVVGMTTVGLGLVGASLVVIIYRENAPAVLEGFGFGAAMVAMFMRVGGGIFTKAADVGADLVGKVEKNIPEDDPRNAATIADNVGDNVGDCAGMAADLFESYAVTLVAALILGKAGFGDSGLIYPLIVPAIGTVTAVIGIFLTRMRSTDKSAMDSINRSFFMSAVISAILTGLATFIYLPSDFSLLTGLSATAVTDAGSINPRILAFGAVLIGIVLAASIQVLTGFFTSVGRRPVNDVAASSQTGAATVLLSGISVGFESAVYSAILIASAVFGAFLLGGGSIVLSLLAIALAGTGLLTTVGVIVAMDTFGPISDNAQGIAEMSGDVEGEGSLILTSLDAVGNTTKAITKGIAIATAVLAATALFGAFTDAIKSAVEAAGENAANLALQFQGVLDVANPRNLVGLIIGAAVVFLFSGLAINAVSRAAGAVVVEVRKQFIEHPGIMEGTEKPEYGRVVDICTRDSLRELATPGLLAVMAPIAVGFGLGVGSLGAYLAGAIGTGTLMAVFLANSGGAWDNAKKMVEDGHYGGKGSEAHAATIIGDTVGDPFKDTAGPAINPLIKVMNLVGLLITPAIVSMSLGGHTATSTAIGLFAFAVIVGALIHNRRKSTMIEY, from the coding sequence ATGCGAGCTGCCAGCTCTCTCGTACATGTCACAGGAACAAACCTCACATATGTCTATATCGTCCTAGCAATCTCGCTCGGCGCACTCGCAATTGCCTGGGCATTGCGCGCCCAAGTACTTGCCGCCGATGAAGGCACCGAAAAAATGCGCGAAATTGCCGCCGCTGTTCAAGAGGGCGCCGCCGCATATCTCACACGTCAATTTAGAACACTTTCTTATTTTGTGGGAATCGTATTCCTTCTTCTCTTTGCCCTTCCCGGTACTGGAGACATCCGCATTGGCCGCTCGATCTTCTTCTTAATGGGTGCGGTATTTAGCGCGCTCGTGGGTTACAACGGAATGTGGCTGGCTGTACGGGCGAATGTTCGCGTGGCAGAAGCTGCTCGGCAAAGATCAGCAGAGAAGGCAGTTCGAATTGCTTTCCGTACCGGTGGAGTTGTGGGTATGACCACTGTCGGTCTCGGACTTGTCGGCGCTTCGCTCGTTGTAATCATTTATCGCGAGAATGCGCCAGCTGTACTTGAAGGATTCGGATTTGGTGCGGCAATGGTTGCCATGTTCATGCGGGTTGGTGGCGGTATCTTCACTAAGGCAGCAGACGTTGGAGCCGACCTCGTCGGTAAAGTTGAAAAGAACATTCCAGAAGATGATCCACGTAACGCCGCGACAATCGCAGATAACGTTGGAGATAACGTCGGTGACTGTGCTGGTATGGCGGCAGACCTCTTCGAGTCTTATGCCGTGACACTCGTCGCTGCACTCATTCTCGGCAAGGCTGGCTTCGGTGATTCGGGTCTGATCTACCCACTGATTGTTCCTGCAATCGGAACCGTCACCGCGGTTATCGGAATCTTCTTGACTCGTATGCGAAGCACCGACAAGTCTGCAATGGATTCGATCAACCGGTCATTCTTTATGTCAGCAGTTATTAGCGCCATCCTGACTGGACTTGCAACATTCATTTATCTTCCGAGTGATTTCAGTCTTCTCACTGGCCTATCTGCAACTGCAGTCACAGATGCTGGAAGTATCAACCCACGAATTCTTGCATTCGGCGCAGTCCTAATCGGCATCGTTCTTGCTGCATCAATTCAAGTACTCACTGGCTTCTTCACCTCAGTTGGCAGGCGCCCCGTCAATGATGTTGCCGCGTCCTCGCAAACAGGCGCTGCGACAGTGCTCCTGTCAGGTATCTCCGTAGGTTTCGAATCCGCGGTTTATTCAGCTATTTTGATCGCGTCGGCAGTATTTGGAGCTTTCTTACTCGGCGGTGGAAGTATCGTTCTTTCACTTCTCGCTATTGCGCTCGCGGGTACTGGTTTGCTCACAACTGTGGGTGTAATTGTGGCCATGGATACCTTTGGTCCCATTTCAGATAACGCCCAAGGCATTGCTGAAATGTCGGGTGACGTTGAGGGCGAAGGTTCGTTGATCCTTACATCCCTGGATGCAGTTGGTAACACCACCAAGGCAATCACCAAGGGAATCGCAATCGCAACCGCGGTACTTGCAGCGACCGCACTCTTTGGAGCATTTACCGATGCGATCAAGAGTGCAGTTGAGGCAGCAGGTGAGAATGCGGCAAATCTTGCCCTTCAATTCCAAGGGGTACTTGATGTTGCTAACCCGCGCAACCTGGTAGGACTGATCATCGGAGCAGCGGTTGTGTTCCTCTTCTCTGGTCTGGCAATCAATGCTGTATCGCGCGCGGCTGGCGCGGTTGTTGTAGAGGTCCGCAAGCAGTTCATCGAGCACCCCGGCATTATGGAAGGCACCGAGAAGCCTGAATACGGTCGTGTTGTTGATATCTGTACTCGTGACTCACTGCGCGAACTTGCCACCCCAGGACTTCTTGCAGTTATGGCACCTATTGCTGTCGGCTTTGGTCTCGGCGTCGGATCACTTGGCGCATACCTAGCTGGTGCAATCGGAACCGGAACCCTGATGGCAGTATTCCTCGCCAACTCTGGTGGCGCGTGGGATAACGCAAAGAAGATGGTTGAAGATGGCCATTACGGCGGCAAGGGTTCAGAAGCACATGCGGCAACAATCATCGGAGACACTGTCGGAGATCCGTTCAAAGACACCGCGGGTCCGGCAATCAACCCGTTGATCAAGGTCATGAACCTTGTTGGTCTCTTGATTACCCCAGCGATCGTCAGCATGTCACTAGGTGGTCACACCGCAACGAGTACAGCAATTGGCCTCTTCGCCTTTGCGGTCATTGTTGGCGCACTTATTCATAACCGTCGCAAATCGACAATGATTGAGTATTAA
- the topA gene encoding type I DNA topoisomerase, with amino-acid sequence MAKDLKKLVIVESPAKARKIGGYLGDEYIVEASVGHIRDLPQRAADIPKEYKGIAWAKEGVNIEEDFAPLYVINPDKKAKVAELKALMKDVDELILATDEDREGEAIAWHLVEVLQPKIPIKRMVFNEITKEAIQKAINETRDLDYHLIDAQETRRVLDRLFGYRLSPVLWKKVMPRISAGRVQSVATRLIVEKERERMAFISSSWWDVAAKCDLGFNARLISVEGKKVAATSDFGADGAVKEKSLANILLLNESSARELVDSLKISPLTVRSIEESPRTERPKPPFTTSTLQQDAGGRLGWGAQITMRIAQRLYENGYITYMRTDSVNLSAQAITAARNAAKALYGADHLSDAPRVYASKTKNAQEAHEAIRPAGDSFRTPGELAPELSRDEFALYDLIWKRTVASQMADAKKMQMRVDFDAPTNDGKQTLFRANGSVITFHGFLAAYDDATDEKSDEENVDRRLPAMSVGQAIKVAEYSCEGHDTKPPARYTEPTLVKKLEELGIGRPSTFASIIQTIQDRGYVYKRGRALVPTFLAFSVTGLLEQHFAKLVDYEFTASMEEDLDKIAAGEAERVDWLRDFFYGHDGQPGLNELSADLGAIDAREVNTMRLGDDIQIRVGRYGAYLQQGEGEDRKLANIPETMAPDELTLEVAKEILAQPSGERELGVDPATGLEVIAKSGRFGPYVSEVLPEAKKKGDKAKTASLLSTMTLDTITFEDAMKLLSLPRTLGTDSETGEEITVQNGRYGPYLKRGADSRTLTSEDQLFSLSLDEAIAIYKEPKIRRRGVAKPPLKELGVDPTTQKPVIVKDGRFGMYVTDGETNATLRRGDTLEGLTLERGLELLAGRRAWEAENGPSPKKGRKKVTSKKSAAKSSKSPKSSRAAKSSAPTLTKNTVKKSAAKRVAKKAATGKAKAKSTS; translated from the coding sequence ATGGCAAAGGATCTGAAAAAGTTGGTGATTGTTGAATCCCCAGCTAAAGCGCGCAAGATTGGCGGCTACCTCGGCGATGAGTACATCGTCGAGGCTAGCGTCGGTCATATTCGCGATCTGCCCCAGCGTGCCGCCGACATCCCCAAGGAGTACAAGGGGATCGCGTGGGCAAAAGAAGGCGTCAATATTGAGGAGGATTTCGCCCCTTTATATGTAATTAACCCAGATAAGAAGGCCAAAGTGGCCGAATTAAAGGCGTTAATGAAGGATGTCGATGAGTTGATCCTGGCAACTGACGAGGACCGAGAGGGCGAGGCAATCGCCTGGCACTTGGTCGAAGTGCTACAACCGAAGATTCCAATCAAACGGATGGTCTTTAACGAAATCACAAAGGAGGCGATTCAGAAAGCGATAAACGAAACTCGCGATCTGGATTACCACCTGATCGATGCGCAGGAAACCCGGCGCGTACTTGATCGACTCTTTGGATATCGCCTTTCTCCGGTGCTCTGGAAGAAAGTCATGCCACGCATTTCTGCTGGACGAGTGCAGTCCGTGGCGACTCGACTTATCGTTGAAAAGGAACGCGAACGGATGGCCTTCATTTCATCGTCGTGGTGGGATGTGGCCGCGAAGTGCGACCTCGGATTTAACGCCAGACTGATCAGTGTTGAGGGTAAGAAAGTCGCTGCGACAAGTGACTTCGGTGCTGATGGAGCAGTTAAAGAGAAATCACTCGCCAACATTCTTCTTCTCAATGAATCTAGCGCAAGAGAGTTGGTCGATTCTCTAAAGATTTCCCCGCTCACTGTTAGATCTATTGAAGAGTCGCCGCGCACCGAACGCCCCAAACCACCTTTCACAACCTCGACGCTGCAGCAAGATGCCGGTGGACGTTTGGGCTGGGGCGCGCAGATCACAATGCGCATTGCCCAACGTCTTTACGAAAACGGGTACATCACTTATATGCGTACGGATTCGGTAAATCTTTCCGCGCAGGCGATCACTGCCGCACGTAACGCCGCAAAAGCGCTTTACGGAGCCGATCATCTTTCGGATGCTCCGCGCGTCTATGCCAGCAAGACCAAGAACGCACAGGAAGCGCACGAAGCTATCCGCCCTGCCGGAGATAGTTTTCGCACCCCTGGAGAATTGGCTCCCGAACTTTCACGCGATGAATTTGCACTTTATGATTTGATTTGGAAACGTACTGTTGCCTCGCAGATGGCCGATGCCAAGAAGATGCAGATGCGGGTGGATTTCGATGCACCAACAAATGATGGGAAGCAGACTCTATTTAGAGCAAATGGTTCGGTCATTACTTTTCATGGATTCTTAGCGGCTTATGATGATGCGACTGACGAGAAGAGCGATGAAGAAAATGTAGACCGCCGACTACCTGCGATGAGCGTCGGCCAGGCGATAAAAGTGGCGGAATATAGCTGCGAAGGCCATGACACAAAGCCTCCCGCCCGATACACCGAGCCAACTCTTGTCAAGAAATTGGAAGAACTCGGGATTGGTCGCCCATCTACATTTGCATCCATTATTCAAACAATTCAGGATCGGGGCTACGTATACAAGCGCGGTCGGGCACTCGTTCCCACCTTCCTTGCCTTCTCGGTGACGGGTTTGCTCGAGCAGCATTTTGCAAAATTAGTGGATTACGAATTCACGGCCAGCATGGAAGAAGACCTCGACAAGATTGCCGCTGGCGAAGCAGAGCGCGTGGATTGGCTCCGAGATTTCTTTTACGGTCACGATGGACAGCCAGGATTAAATGAATTGTCAGCCGATCTTGGTGCAATTGACGCGCGCGAAGTAAACACGATGCGTCTAGGTGATGATATTCAGATCCGCGTCGGAAGATACGGCGCCTATCTCCAGCAAGGCGAGGGCGAAGATCGCAAGCTTGCCAATATTCCAGAGACGATGGCACCGGATGAATTAACCCTGGAAGTAGCGAAGGAAATTCTGGCGCAGCCATCCGGCGAGCGCGAACTAGGAGTTGATCCAGCTACGGGACTTGAAGTGATTGCTAAGTCCGGACGTTTTGGTCCCTACGTTTCAGAAGTATTGCCAGAGGCCAAAAAAAAGGGCGATAAGGCAAAAACTGCCTCATTGCTTTCAACCATGACTTTGGACACGATCACATTTGAAGATGCCATGAAGTTGCTCTCGCTGCCGCGCACCCTCGGAACAGATTCTGAAACCGGCGAGGAGATAACCGTTCAGAACGGGCGTTATGGTCCTTACTTAAAGCGCGGTGCTGATTCGCGCACTCTCACAAGTGAAGATCAACTTTTCTCACTCTCTCTGGATGAAGCGATCGCAATCTACAAAGAACCGAAAATTCGACGACGAGGAGTTGCGAAGCCGCCTCTGAAGGAATTGGGCGTGGACCCGACGACTCAGAAACCGGTCATTGTCAAAGATGGTCGATTTGGCATGTATGTGACCGATGGAGAAACAAACGCGACGCTACGTCGTGGTGACACTCTAGAAGGATTGACCTTAGAGCGAGGACTCGAACTGTTGGCTGGGCGCCGCGCGTGGGAAGCTGAGAATGGGCCGTCTCCCAAGAAGGGCCGCAAAAAAGTGACTTCCAAGAAGAGCGCCGCCAAATCGTCCAAATCACCCAAATCATCGAGAGCCGCCAAATCAAGTGCTCCTACTTTGACGAAGAACACTGTAAAGAAGTCTGCAGCAAAGCGAGTCGCAAAGAAGGCGGCTACGGGCAAGGCAAAGGCAAAAAGTACTTCATAA
- a CDS encoding ArsR family transcriptional regulator, with protein MKHSVLLPILRSQTQGDLLALLFFNPEMEFTIAEAARQIGVSAPGVHHEVTRLYEAGLIADRRDGQSRKIRALQTSVLAKPLFDLLAVTYGPLPVLTKELAHIKGIDRAYIYGSWAARYSGRTGKVPNDIDVLVVGSPDLDELDSASLRARSALLRDVDIQRVSTSAWQDAVSKSKGASSFLATLLANPLVEIHRP; from the coding sequence ATGAAACATTCCGTGCTCTTGCCCATTTTACGTTCGCAAACCCAGGGCGACCTCTTAGCTTTGCTATTTTTTAACCCGGAGATGGAATTCACTATTGCCGAAGCTGCTCGGCAAATCGGCGTATCTGCCCCGGGTGTCCATCATGAAGTAACGAGGCTTTACGAGGCTGGGTTGATCGCTGATCGACGAGACGGCCAGAGCCGGAAAATACGGGCCCTCCAGACTTCTGTTCTGGCTAAGCCCCTCTTCGATCTACTCGCGGTCACCTACGGCCCTCTGCCGGTGTTGACAAAAGAACTTGCGCATATCAAGGGAATTGACCGGGCTTACATCTATGGCTCTTGGGCCGCCCGGTATAGCGGCAGAACTGGGAAAGTGCCTAACGATATTGATGTTCTCGTTGTTGGCTCGCCCGACCTAGACGAACTTGACTCCGCGTCGTTGCGTGCAAGATCTGCACTTCTAAGAGATGTGGACATTCAACGGGTCTCTACGAGTGCTTGGCAGGATGCGGTCAGTAAATCGAAGGGCGCAAGTTCTTTCCTAGCCACGCTACTAGCAAATCCCTTGGTCGAGATCCACAGGCCTTAA
- a CDS encoding HEPN domain-containing protein, with the protein MKKWNQGQDDDLEGAYTLLYDAARKSLVALLEIQGLRPTTQGGHIVVFESLIAQLQPPLGRVISPFNRMRRTRRVAEYPQRRDRDVTEVDIREDLEKAEEIVKLAEMLIGELPPF; encoded by the coding sequence GTGAAGAAATGGAATCAGGGCCAAGATGATGATCTCGAGGGTGCCTACACCCTGCTTTACGATGCAGCACGGAAATCTTTGGTTGCACTTTTAGAAATACAAGGTCTGCGACCAACTACTCAGGGTGGGCATATTGTTGTGTTTGAATCTCTAATCGCACAATTACAGCCACCCTTGGGAAGGGTCATCAGTCCATTCAATCGAATGCGACGCACGAGAAGAGTTGCGGAATATCCGCAAAGGAGAGATCGGGACGTCACGGAAGTGGATATTCGTGAGGACCTAGAAAAGGCAGAAGAAATCGTCAAACTTGCCGAAATGCTCATAGGAGAACTTCCTCCGTTCTGA